From the Jeongeupia sp. HS-3 genome, the window CCGACGCTGAACCCGCATGTGCTGTCGTACAAGGGTCTGGTGACGCCGGACAACCTGCCGGTGTTCTACCTCGACCTGCAGGACACGCGTTTCGAGGCCAGCCTGGCCGTGTACCACCAGCGTTTCTCGACCAATACCTGGCCGCAGTGGAAGCTGGCGCAGCCGTTCCGCTTCATGGCGCACAACGGCGAAATCAACACGCTCGCCGGCAACCGGCTGTGGGCCAAGGCGCGCGAAGCGATCATGGATTCCGAGCATCTGGATATGGACGTCGTGCGTCCTATCGTCCAGACCAATGGCTCCGATTCGATGAGCCTCGACAATATGCTCGAAGGCCTGATGATGGGCGGCGTCGATATTTTCCGCGCCTTCCGCATGCTGGTGCCGCCGGCATGGCAGAACGTCGATTCGACCGACCGCGACCTGCGCGCGTTCTACGAATACAACTCGATGCACATGGAGCCGTGGGACGGCCCGGCCGGCATCGTCTGGACCGACGGCCGCTATGCCGGTTGCGCGCTCGACCGCAACGGCCTGCGCCCGGCGCGCTATGTGATCACCAAGGACCGCCACCTGACCATCGCGTCGGAAATCGGCGTGTGGAACTACAAGCCGGAAGACGTCGTTGCCAAGGGCCGGGTCAAGCCGGGCCAGATCGTTGCCGTCGATCTTGCCACCGGCGAGTTCCTCGATACCGAAACCATCGACAACCGTCTCAAGGCCGCCAAGCCGTATCGCGAGTGGATCAAGAATCACGCGCAGCAGCTTGAAATCGCCGACGACAAGGGCGTGCTGCCTGCAATGGACGCCGCGACGCGGCTGACGTTCCAGAAGCAGTTCCAGCTGACGTTCGAAGAGCGCGACGCGATCGTGCGCGTGCTTGCCAACGACGGCGCCGAAGCGATCGGCTCGATGGGCGATGATACGCCGATGGCCGTGCTGAGCGAAAAAGTCCGCTCGCCGTTCGATTACCTGCGCCAGCAATTCGCGCAGGTGACCAATCCGCCGATCGATCCGATCCGCGAAGCGATCGTGATGTCGCTGAACACCGTGTTCGGCCCCGAGCGCAACCTGTTCGTCGAAACCGAAGACAACGCACGCCGCCTCGAAGTGCGTTCGCCGGTATTGTCGAGCGACAAGTTCGACACCCTGACGAGCCAGACCGATCCGTTCTACAAGTCGGCGACGTTCGATATCAGCTTTGTCGCCGGTGAAACGACGCTGAAGGCCGCGATCGAAGCGCTGCAAGCCGCGGTGCTGAAATCGGTGAAGGATGAAGGCACCGTGATCGTCGTATTGAGCGACAAGAACATCGCCAAGGGCCGCTTGCCGATTCCGGCGCTGTTCGCGACCGGTGCGGTCAACCACGCGCTGGTCGAAGCTGGCCTGCGCTGCAAGACCAACATCATCGTCGAGACCGCCACCGCGCGCGATCCGCACCATTTCGCCTGCTTGATCGGCTACGGCGCGACCGCGGTATTCCCGTACCTCGCGTACCAGACCATTATCGAGCTGGTCGATCTCGGCCAGGTCGACGGTCCGCTGGCCAAGGCGACCAACAACTTCCGCAAGGGCATCAACAAGGGCCTGCTGAAAATCCTCTCGAAGATGGGGATTTCCACCGTCGCGTCGTATCGCGGCTCGCAGCTGTTTGAAGGCGTCGGCATCGGCGAGGAAGTCGTCAAGCTGTGCCTGAAGGGCACCGTGTCGCGGATCGGCGGCGCCGATTTCGGCGATTTCGAAGCCGACCAGGCCAAGCTCAACAAGCTCGCGTTCAACCCGATGCGCCCGCTGGCACAGGGCGGCCTGCTCAAGTACGTGTTCGGCGAGGAATACCACGCCTACAACCCGGACGTGGTGATGCAGCTGCAGAAGGCGGTACAGGGCGGCGATTACAAGGAATACACCAAGTACGCCGAGCTGGTGAACCAGCGTCCGGTGGCGATGCTGCGCGACCTGATGGGCTTGAAACTCGATGACGCCAAGGCGATCGACATCGACGAGGTCGAATCGGTCGAGGCCATCCTCAAGCGTTTCGACTCGGCCGGCATGTCGCTCGGCGCGCTCTCCCCCGAAGCGCACGAGGCGCTGGCCGAAGGCATGAACCGTCTCGGCGGTCGCTCGAACTCGGGCGAAGGTGGTGAGGATGCGTCGCGCTACGGCACGCTGAAGATGTCCAAGATCAAGCAGGTGGCATCGGGTCGTTTCGGCGTCACGCCGCACTATCTGGTCAACGCCGAAGTGCTGCAGATCAAGGTCGCGCAGGGCGCCAAGCCCGGCGAAGGCGGCCAGTTGCCCGGCGACAAGGTCAGCCCGCTGATCGCCAAGCTGCGTTGCAGCAAGCCCGGCATCAGCCTGATTTCACCGCCGCCGCACCACGACATCTATTCGATCGAGGATCTGGCCCAGCTGATTTTCGACCTGAAACAGGTCAATCCGCATGCACTGGTATCGGTGAAGCTGGTGGCCGAGCCCGGCGTCGGTACGATCGCCGCCGGTGTCGCCAAGGCCTACGCCGACTTGATCACGATTTCGGGTTACGACGGCGGTACCGGTGCTTCGCCGCTGGCGTCGGTGAAGTACGCCGGCTCGCCGTTCGAGCTCGGCCTGACCGAAGCGCAGCAGGTGCTGCGCGCCAACGGTCTGCGCGGTCGTGTCCGCGTTCAGGCCGATGGCGGTCTGAAGACCGGCCTCGACGTGATCAAGGCCGCGATGATGGGCGCCGAAAGCTTCGGCTTCGGCACCGGCCCTATGGTCGCGCTCGGCTGCAAATATCTGCGCATCTGCCACCTGAACAACTGCGCCACCGGCGTGGCGACGCAGGAAATCAAGCTGCGTTCGAAGTACTTCACCGGCTTGCCGGACATGGTCGTCAACTACTTCACCTTCATCGCGATGGAAACGCGCGAATGGATGGCGAAGCTCGGCATCCGCACGATGGAAGAGCTGATCGGCCACACCGAGATGCTCGAACTCGCCGCCGGCGCCACCGAACGGCAGCAGAAGCTCAAGCTTGACGTGCTGCTGAGCCAGGGCACGATTCCGGCAACCGAGCCGCGTTTCTGCGTCGAAGACAGCAACCCGTCGTTCGACAAGGGCGAGCTGGCCGAACAGATGGTTGCCGACGCGATTGCCGGCATCAAGGCAAAAACGCCGCAGCGCTTCCAGTACGACGTGCGCAATATCCACCGCTCGATCGGTGCGCGCCTGTCGGGCGAAATTGCCAAGGCGCACGGCGCCGATGGTCTGCCCGACGATGGCCTGCACATCAAGCTGAACGGTTCGGCCGGCCAGTCGCTCGGCGTCTGGAACGCCCGTGGCCTGACGATCGAAGTCGAAGGCGATGCCAACGACTACGCCGGCAAGGGTATGTCGGGTGGCAAGCTGGTCGTGTATCCGCCCAAGGGCAGCGGCTTCCGTTCGGACGACGCGGTCATCGTCGGCAATACCTGCCTGTACGGCGCAACCGGTGGCGAATTCTTCGCCGCGGGCCGTGGCGGCGAGCGTTTTGCGGTGCGTAACTCCGGTGCGACGGCCCTGGTCGAAGGCGTGGGCGACCACGGCTGCGAATACATGACCGGCGGCGCGGTGATCGTGCTCGGCGAAACCGGCTACAACTTCGGCGCCGGCATGACCGGCGGCTTCGCGCTCGTTTACGACCGCGGCGAGAAGTTTGCCTACCGCTACAACAACGAGCTGATCGACATCAATCTGATCAACGGCGAAGCCTACGGTGCGGTGCGGGCCTTCCTGCGTGACAAGCTCACCCAGCATGTGGCGCTGACCGGATCGATCAAGGCGAGCGAACTCTTGGCCAACTTCGACGAAGCAACGGACTACTTCTGGCTGGTGAAGCCGAAGGTCGCCAAGCTCGACGATCTGCTGAAAGACTGATTGAAGCCGGGGAGGGCGCCGCCCTCCCCCCAGCTGCACCCGATGCAACAGGAACGAATATGTCCGATGTCTTCCAATTCATGAACGTGGCGCGCAACCCCGGCGAGAAAGTCCCCGCCGACAAGCGCAAGATCATGTTCAAGGAAATCTACCAGGCGCTGAATACCGGCGAGGCCGCCGAACAGGCCGGCCGTTGCCTGTCCTGCGGCAACCCCTACTGCGAGTGGGAATGCCCGGTGCACAACTACATCCCCGACTGGCTGCAACTCGTCAACGAGGGCAAGCTGTTCGAGGCCGCCGAACTCTCGCACAAGACCAATTCGCTGCCGGAAATCTGCGGTCGCGTCTGCCCGCAGGACCGCTTGTGCGAAGGCGCATGCACGCTGAATCAGGGCGGTTTTGGCGCGGTGTCGATCGGTTCGGTCGAGAAATACATCACCGACGAGGCCTACAAGGCCGGCTGGCGTCCCGATGTGTCGGGCCGGATCTGGACCGACAAGAAGGTCGCCGTCATCGGCGCCGGCCCGGCGGGTCTGGGCTGTGCCGACATTCTGGTGCGCAACGGCGTCAAGCCGGTGGTGTTCGACCGCTACGAGGAAATCGGCGGCCTGCTGACCTTCGGCATTCCCGAATTCAAGCTCGAGAAGGAAATCGTCATCCGTCGTCGCAGCATGATGGAAGAAATGGGCGTCGAATTCCGCCTGAATACCGACATCGGCACCGATGTCACCATCGAAGAACTGCTGCGCGATTACGACGCGGTCTTCATGGGCATGGGCGCGTACAAGTACATGAAGGGCGGCTTCGACGGCGAAACCCTGCCGGGCGTGATGGAAGCGCTGCCTTTCCTGATCAACAACGTGCGCAACAGCATGGGCACCTTGCCGGACGGCGAAGCCTACCAGTCGATGGCCGGCAAGCGTGTCGTCGTGCTCGGCGGCGGCGATACCGCAATGGACTGCAACCGCACCAGCATCCGTCAGGGCGCCGAGTCGGTGATCTGCGCCTATCGTCGCGACGAGGCCAATATGCCGGGCAGCAAGCGCGAAGTCGCCAATGCCAAGGAAGAGGGCGTCGAGTTCCAGTGGAACAGCCAGCCGGTCGGCATCGTCCAGAACGCCGACGGCAGCCTCGGTCTGAAGCTCGTCAGCACGGCGCTTGGCGCCGCCGATGAAAAGGGCCGTCGCAAGCCCGAAGTCGTCGCCGGTTCCGAGCGCGTGCTCGATTGCGACC encodes:
- the gltB gene encoding glutamate synthase large subunit produces the protein MDRQSWLGGTLYHPQFEQDSCGFGLIAQMDDKPSHWLVQTAISSLACLTHRGAVAADGKSGDGCGLLFRKPDGFLRTVAAELGFTLAEQYAAGIVFHANDAAQGDVSLLNLRNAVESQGLAVAGFRTVPVNLDACGEYALRTLPAIKQILVNAPDGMDAKVFERKLYQARRLAEKANAADASFYIPTLNPHVLSYKGLVTPDNLPVFYLDLQDTRFEASLAVYHQRFSTNTWPQWKLAQPFRFMAHNGEINTLAGNRLWAKAREAIMDSEHLDMDVVRPIVQTNGSDSMSLDNMLEGLMMGGVDIFRAFRMLVPPAWQNVDSTDRDLRAFYEYNSMHMEPWDGPAGIVWTDGRYAGCALDRNGLRPARYVITKDRHLTIASEIGVWNYKPEDVVAKGRVKPGQIVAVDLATGEFLDTETIDNRLKAAKPYREWIKNHAQQLEIADDKGVLPAMDAATRLTFQKQFQLTFEERDAIVRVLANDGAEAIGSMGDDTPMAVLSEKVRSPFDYLRQQFAQVTNPPIDPIREAIVMSLNTVFGPERNLFVETEDNARRLEVRSPVLSSDKFDTLTSQTDPFYKSATFDISFVAGETTLKAAIEALQAAVLKSVKDEGTVIVVLSDKNIAKGRLPIPALFATGAVNHALVEAGLRCKTNIIVETATARDPHHFACLIGYGATAVFPYLAYQTIIELVDLGQVDGPLAKATNNFRKGINKGLLKILSKMGISTVASYRGSQLFEGVGIGEEVVKLCLKGTVSRIGGADFGDFEADQAKLNKLAFNPMRPLAQGGLLKYVFGEEYHAYNPDVVMQLQKAVQGGDYKEYTKYAELVNQRPVAMLRDLMGLKLDDAKAIDIDEVESVEAILKRFDSAGMSLGALSPEAHEALAEGMNRLGGRSNSGEGGEDASRYGTLKMSKIKQVASGRFGVTPHYLVNAEVLQIKVAQGAKPGEGGQLPGDKVSPLIAKLRCSKPGISLISPPPHHDIYSIEDLAQLIFDLKQVNPHALVSVKLVAEPGVGTIAAGVAKAYADLITISGYDGGTGASPLASVKYAGSPFELGLTEAQQVLRANGLRGRVRVQADGGLKTGLDVIKAAMMGAESFGFGTGPMVALGCKYLRICHLNNCATGVATQEIKLRSKYFTGLPDMVVNYFTFIAMETREWMAKLGIRTMEELIGHTEMLELAAGATERQQKLKLDVLLSQGTIPATEPRFCVEDSNPSFDKGELAEQMVADAIAGIKAKTPQRFQYDVRNIHRSIGARLSGEIAKAHGADGLPDDGLHIKLNGSAGQSLGVWNARGLTIEVEGDANDYAGKGMSGGKLVVYPPKGSGFRSDDAVIVGNTCLYGATGGEFFAAGRGGERFAVRNSGATALVEGVGDHGCEYMTGGAVIVLGETGYNFGAGMTGGFALVYDRGEKFAYRYNNELIDINLINGEAYGAVRAFLRDKLTQHVALTGSIKASELLANFDEATDYFWLVKPKVAKLDDLLKD
- a CDS encoding FAD-dependent oxidoreductase, producing MSDVFQFMNVARNPGEKVPADKRKIMFKEIYQALNTGEAAEQAGRCLSCGNPYCEWECPVHNYIPDWLQLVNEGKLFEAAELSHKTNSLPEICGRVCPQDRLCEGACTLNQGGFGAVSIGSVEKYITDEAYKAGWRPDVSGRIWTDKKVAVIGAGPAGLGCADILVRNGVKPVVFDRYEEIGGLLTFGIPEFKLEKEIVIRRRSMMEEMGVEFRLNTDIGTDVTIEELLRDYDAVFMGMGAYKYMKGGFDGETLPGVMEALPFLINNVRNSMGTLPDGEAYQSMAGKRVVVLGGGDTAMDCNRTSIRQGAESVICAYRRDEANMPGSKREVANAKEEGVEFQWNSQPVGIVQNADGSLGLKLVSTALGAADEKGRRKPEVVAGSERVLDCDHVVVAFGFQAEAATWFDTHGIKTDDWSRTVAPLQQTYKHQTSNPKIFAGGDQVRGADLVVRAVYEGRQAAEGILEYLNVW